AAAGATCAGGATATTATAGAAGGAGGCGTAAATAACACTGCTTATAATAGAGGAAACAGTAGCCTTTCACAAAGAGGGTATGCCTCTTGGAGCTTTTTGTATAATGAGCCTGTTAAGATGGGACATTCTACCTCACTCACCTATTTTGGTAAAAAAGGCAAGATATTGAATGTGGGAGCAGGTTTCCAATACCACAATAATGCTTCCGGTGTATTGCGTAATGCTGATGCTGAGGCTTATGTCGAAAAGCATCATCAATTGGCATTAGCCGCTGATATTTTCTTCGAGACTCCTTTAGCAAAGGGAAGTGCCTTGTCAGCATATGGTTCATTTTACCACTACGACTATGGTGATAACTACCTTTGGAAAACAACCGTAATGGGAGGGTTTGCTACAGCCAATCCTACTGAAGAGCAAGCATTGCAAGGACACGGTATACAGCAATACACTTTAGGAACAGGTAATATAGCAACAATTCAGGCAGGCTATCTGATGCCGGAAACATTACTGAATAATGGTCATAGGTTGATGCCATTTGCGGCTGTGTATTACAAGGATTTCGATGGGCTGAACGGTGACTCTTGGCAAGGAGATTTTGGATTGCATTACCTTATTTATGGCAATAATATGAAAGTGTCAGCACAGTACTCGAGCAGGCCTATCTATAATAGCGAAGCAGTAGTGGAAGATCATGAAGGAATGTGGCTTTTACAGTTGCAGTTAAAGCTGTAAAAAAGTATAGTGAATGGTATATAGGGGCTTCTGTGTTTTTGACTTGATCAAAAATGCAGAAGCCTTTTTTATGGCTAGGGCAGTTAGGATAAAGTTGATGTGATAGTTACCTTAAAGTAAAGGATTAACTAGTAACCCAAATTCTAATTGTTATGTCAGATCAACCAATTATTCCACAGAAACAACCATATGTGAAAGAGACTAAAGCAGGCACATACTTCTGGTGTGCTTGTGGGAGAAGCGACAAGCAGCCATTCTGTGATGGCTCCCACAAAGGAACAGACTTTGCCCCTGTAAAAGCGGTGATTGAAGAAGATAAGGTGATTGCTTGGTGTGGGTGCAAACATACTAATAATGAGTGCTTCTGCGACGGTACACACAGTACATTGTGATACACAGTTCCCGATAGGCTTTTTATTCTCTGTCGGGAATTGTTTTTTTGTGTCAAACTAATTTTTCAATGAAGAATGAAACGACACGAAGCACTGATACCATTATCTCGTCAACACCACCAACTTTTATTGGCAGGGCAGTTGCTTAAAAAGGATGCGCCGCCATATAAAGGATTGCCAACTGAGCCGAAAGGGAAGGCTGCTTATTTGCAGCAGGTATTTGAAGGGTTATGGAAGCTTCATACACAAGCTGAAGAAGTGGTACTGGTTCCGTTCTTGAAAGGTGTTGACCAAGAAGTGGACCGCTTGTTGGAAGAGCTGGTTGATGAGCACCAACAGATTCAGGAATTGTACGATAGTATAGATTTTGAAAACCCAGCGGTCAATACAATGCATGCACTTGGTGAATTGATGGTATTGCATATCCGTAAGGAGGAAAGACAATTGTTTCAGCGAGTTCAGGAAGTGTTTGGAGAGAAGTTAAGGGAATTGGATTTGGGAATTGACTAATATAGCTTTTAGAAAAAGTGGTATCTTGCCCAACCTTGAATTAGCAGATATAAAACTCAATAAATAATTTAAACGAAACCATGTTAAGAAAACTTTTTACCCTGATTGGTCTGTCTATTTTTTTGATGACCAATGTACAGGCTCAGTGTGAGGACTGTAACCCTGCCGAGAAAGAAGCTGACTATTATTATAAGCATCCAAATTTTGAAGGACAATGTGCTCAGTTTTGGGAAAAAGAAGACTATTTCCTGATTAATCAAAAGAAAAAAACACTCGCTGTTGAGTTTCCTGCTGAAGGAGAGGAAACAATTCCTTACCTGATGCGAATCGCGAATAATAAAAAATTGAAGCTTAAAACCATTGATGTGCTGTTTATACAGGAAGCTTTGGAGACATGGGCAGTGGAGAAAAATAAAATTGGTTATGAAGTTACAGCATCAGGTCTGGGCGTTAAAATGATCAATAAAGGTCAGGGAGTATTGCCTGAAAAAGGTAAAGTAGTTAAAGTACACTACCAAGGTTATTTGGAAGATGGAACCAAGTTTGACAGTTCTGTTGATCGTGGTCAACCGTTTGAGTTTCCATTAGGAATGGGGAGAGTAATCAAAGGTTGGGATGAAGGGATTGCACTGTTGAACGTAGGTTCGAAAGCTATGCTAAGAATTCCTCCTGAATTGGGTTATGGTAGCCGTCCAATCGGTCCTATCCCTGCTAACTCAATCCTTTATTTTGAAGTAGAGTTGCTGGGTGTAGAATAAGATATTAGATAGAATAATTCCTATTTAAGGGGTAAAAGAAAAGGAAACCTTTATGGTTTCCTTTTCTTATTTCAGCTTTAATGCGATTCTATTAAATACTAATTTTTCAGCAACACAATTCGTTGAAGTTCCTCATCGCTTAACTCACCAATCCAAGTATCGCCAAGGCTGACGGTCATATCGGCAAGGTCTTTTTTACTGTGTAACATATCGTTGATTCTTTCCTCAAAAGTATTTTGTGTAATCAGGCGATGTACCATAACATTATTTTCTTGCCCGATACGGTATGCACGGTCTGTTGCCTGTGCCTCAACGGCAGGGTTCCACCATAGGTCATAGTGAATCACGTTACTTGCCGCTGTAAGGTTAAGTCCAGTACCACCTGCTTTCAATGAAAGGATAAATACGTTGGTAGCATGGTTGTGTTGGAAGTCTTCCACCATCTGGTCCCGTTCGTTTCGGGAAGTACCACCATGCAGGAATAGAGGCTTTCTGCCATAACGGTTTTCAATCCACTCTGTCAGTAGATTACCCATCTCACGGTATTGGGTGAAGATAAGTGTCTTCTGGCCATTCTCCTGAATAGAATCCAGTAGCTCAAACATACGTTGCGCTTTTCCAGACAAGGCAAATTCATTTTCACCTTTCTTCATATACTGGAATGGGTGGTTACATACCTGTTTCAGCGCCATCATCAGCTTCAGAACTAAACCTTTTCTGGTAGTGCTTTGCTCATCTTCATCCCTGATTTTATTCATGATGTTATCCACTACATTCTGGTAGATGGCAGCTTGTTCCTTAGTCAGGCTACAGTACTGGTTGTTTTCTACCTTATCAGGAAGATCCTTGATGATGCGTTTATCTGACTTGAGTCGGCGTAAGATAAATGGTTCAGTGATCTGCATAAAGCGTTGCAGTTTTTGCAGATCCCGTTCTTTCTGGATTGGTTTTGCAAAGGTATTGGTAAAGTTGGTTAGTGTACCAAGGTATCCTTTGTTGGTAAAGTCCATAATACTCCAGTATTCTGACAGGCGGTTTTCTACAGGTGTACCACTCATGGCAATACGAAGGTCCGCTCTGAGTGATTTTACGGCTTTGGTCTGAGCCGTAGTCGTATTCTTAATGTTTTGAGCCTCGTCAATAACCAGACAGTATAACTTTAGTTTCTTGAACTTTTCAAGGTCTGTTCTTACTACCCCATAGGTTGTGATGATCACTTCTACATTCTTAGGAGGATCTTTTCGTTGTGGACCGTGGAAGACAGTTGCTTTCAGTGAAGGAGCGAATTTTTCAATTTCCTTCTTCCAGTTAGTAAGCAAACTGGTAGGAACGACGATGAGTCCTTGCTTTTTCTTGAACAATCCTTCTTCCTTGAACTTTAGCAATGTTGTAATGACTTGTAGGGTTTTACCCAAGCCCATATCATCAGCAATCAAACTGCCAAACCCAAGACGAGCATTCTTGTACATCCACTCGTAGCCTTTCTTTTGGTATTCCCTCAGCTCAGCTTTTAGAGCATTTGGTTGGGCTATCTCATTAATTTCTTTGAAGTGCTGGATCATTTGTCTAACCTCTTCAGAAATATCAACCATAGAACCTCCGTACTCTTCACTGAGTGCAGCTTGCAGCAGTTCATTTGGCTTTATCTTCGGTGGATTTTCAAGTTGTGCTAGTAGTTTCTTGATCTCTTCTGGACTGATCAAGACAAATTGATCCTGAATCTTTACAAGACCTGAAATACCTTTCACGGCTTTCTTAAACTCATCGGCCGAGATGGCCTTATTGCCGATGGCGATTTTCCAGTCAAAGTCCAGCATATCCTGAAGGCTCAGGAATTTTTCTCCAGCTTCTTGTCCATTCTTGTGAAGAGAGAGTGCCAACTTTGGATTTACCAAATTGCGAAGCGCTTTTGGCATCATGATTCTGATACCAAGCATTTCAATCAGTGGTAAAATATCCAACAGAATTCCAACCATCTCAACAGCATCTAGCATAATAGGCTGTCTGCCTTGGTTTCGGACCATCTCTTCCAATGCAGGGAAGTATTCCGTCAGCAACTGCAAATCCTGAAGTACATCAAATTTGCTTGCTGCAAAAGAAGGCTCATTCAGGAAGTGGGTCAGTGAAATAGGGGCTTCGTCTTTGCCATTTTCACGGTCTTCAACAAACAGTCGGATAAAGAAACGGCTGTCCTCTTCATCGATTCGGATAAATGGTGTATAACGTTTGTGTGAAAGGAAAAACTTACCCAACCAGCGGTTGACAGTTACGGGAATTTCCTTTTTACCAGACTGATTGAATGAGACAGGATAATCACCAAAGAAGCAGTCAAAAATCAGTTGATCTGTCTCTGGCAGTATAATGGTTTGGCTGCCTTCCAGCATAAAGTGCTGAATAAACAGGTGACATAGAATATTTAGTGTTTCCTGTTGTGTAAAGTATTTGGTGCCCTGATCGCTTTTGTATGTTAGCAAGTCAGGGGAGATCAATTGCTGTATAGCTGCACATACATCCTGTACTTCATTGCTGATATGGGCCGGAATCCATCGGATTGTGAATTCGTTGTTAGCTGTCTCAACGATCTGTGGAATATATGCCGATACATTGATCAGTTTAATGGAGAACAGATAAAGGAAATACAATAGCTTTACTTCATATGGGTATTGCACCAACTCCTCTTCCTTGATTGATTGGATGGTGGCTACCAGTACCGCCATGTCAAATACCTTGTTGCCTGAGAAGCGCTGAAACTCTTTGTCTGTGTAACACAGTAAGTCCAGCACCGCCATGTCAGTATCCAATACGATATTGATGCTTTCCGCAAACTTCAGTCGCTTATGGTGTTGACTGTAGTCTTCATGGTCTTCTTCTTCAGGTGGAGCACCTGCTTTACGGATGGCATTTTTGTAGCCTTTCTGTAAGACAGCTTTGAAGTCTTTGGCACAGAATAGAGGGTTTTCAGAGATCAGCCCAAAGATTTGTTCATAAAGATCTGGAATGTGTGAGAAGTCAAGTTGTTCGAGTCCTTCTCGAGTAGAAGTAGCTTCGTAAGGAGTTGATAGTGTAAGGTCTTCGAGTTTAGGTATCGCCCCTAGTGTTTGTTGTTGAATAGAGATACCTTTTTTCTCTAGTTCCATGGGGAGGTCTAGTCCATTCAGTTCAAAGATCAGGAACGGATTACGGTCAATCTCATTAGCAAGTACATAGATGACCGCCGCAAGGTGTTTGCAGGGAACCACTCTGTCGGGACAGGAGCAGTGCATATCCAGTTCTACCCAATGCTCGGGAAAAAGCTGGATGTTAGCTTGCTGACAAATCTCGAATAATTCAGGAGGTAATTGTCCGGAAAGCAATAACGTGATCCGGTTGTCATTTTCAGTCAGTTGATTGACTATAAACTCTTTTTCCTGTTCAGTGAAGTGTTTTTCAGGAGCCAGTGTTTGGCGATAGTTGGTTCCGTAGGAACCCCTTACTTTTGCTTCAACTTTACCGTTACTAACCTTAATGTCTAATACGGCTCCCTTGTTGGCATAGGTCTTTCCTCTCGGGAGGCGGTTTGTAGAGTCAATGTCTGAGAGCGCCTTAAGCCATTGTTGCCCCCACCATGTTTTACCGTAGTTAATCTTAGCCATAGTATGTGTTTGATATGGGTAGCAATTTGTACAACATAGTAATTTGGGTAATCTGGTTTTTTAGGTGCCAGATATTCCACATTGTAAAAACTGCTGTTGTTATATATTGAACTCCACCCTGAAAACCCAAGGTGAATCATAAATTGAAGTATCATTATTATAATTGAGGTCATACAGTGCATAAATGTTGATCGCAGACCTCTGACCGATTCGCTGTTGTATCCCGATACCTGGCAAGACAGAATTATACCACTCAGCAGGTACCTCAAATAAGCCATTACGGGTTTCGTACCGCATGGTCTGGAACTCAAGATGTGGGAAAATGTGCAACTGCTCGGTAACGCTTACTATATAGCGTGCAAAGATACGACCTCCAATTATATTTTGATTAAATGTAGGATTGAATCTTTTGTCCTTATAGTAGGTATAGGAAAAAACAACACCTGAATGCAGCTGTGGTGTAATCTTGTAACCAATCAGTGGAGCAAGGTTGACGAGGGTTACGTCTCCAAACTGAAAACCGACATTGCCTCCAAAAAAAAGCTTATCTCTCAGTGGTACCTTGTCAGACTGCGTATTTGGGTCTTGCTTAACCTTTCCGTTTTTATTCTCATCTTCTTCTATATAGTTATACACTTGTGCATAACTATCACTAATGTTCATCAGTAGCAATAGGCCAATGATTGATATCCATTGCTTCATGGGCTGGTAATTTAATTGGATGTTGGGTAAAGATACAGAACCTAATATAAGAAACCCTTTTTGACTTCTGAAAGCGGATACTCAATCACTTTAAAAAAATCCCTTCAGACGTCAAGGAAGTTTCATCGTTGAAATCCTTCCAAATTTCGATGCAAAGCTACAGAAGGTCGATGTTTTTTGTCTGCGCAGGTCAAGTCTATCATTTTTAATGAGATTTTTTATTAACGATATAAACAGTTTATGAAAACAAGATTGTCACTCCTGATAGCGGTTCTGCTTTTTTCGGCCTGTAGCAGATTACCTCAGCATAAAGCAAAATGGGAAACACCAACATCCTTATTGGTACAAGGACCTTTCGGACACTACGATTCAGAAAGCCAGCTTTTTTATGAAGCTAAAAATGATGACCAGTACTTTTACTTGCACCTCAAAGTGGGAAGTGTAAAGACGATAAAGGGTATTATGCAAAATGGTATCAAGTTTTACTTTAACCCTGATGGGAAGAAGAAAAAAGATATTATGGCGACATACCCACTAATGCCTGGAATAGGTGTGCCAGAGATGGAAATGCCAGAAATGGGACAAAGAGGAGATAACCCAACGGCTAGAATGGAACCACCACTGGGAGAAAGAAGAGATGAAGCTCAGCGTGATAGAATGTTATTGATGGGTGGTAACAAAAACGGTGGTGTGATGTGGGTTGAGAATAATGAAGCGAAAATAATAGAACCCTCTGATAGTGCTTTTGTAGAAGGTCAACTAGAAACAGATGAAGAGGGGTACGTGTATTGCCTGTTGAAAGTAGACCGTAGTAAGCTGGAGTCTTTATCTGATAAAGAGATAACACAACTTGCAGTAGGTATCGAATTGGAAGATGCTGTTAGAATGGGACCTCCAATGAATGGTCAAGGAAAAAGAGGGCAAGGCATGCAAGGAGGTATGGGCGGTCCAGGAATGGGTGGCGGTATGAATGGTGGCGGAATGGGTGGTCCAGGAGGCCAAGGTATGCAAGGAGGTATGGGTGGTCCAGGAGGTGGAAGAGGTCCAGGAGGGGCAGCCCCAGGTATGGGACAGTCAGCAGCAAAGGAGACAAAATTGTGGTTTACAGTACCGATGAGTGAAGAAAAGTAAGGTTTGGTCTTTTCCTGCTATCTTTGTGGCGCAAAACCAACCATTTAATTGATAGTGGAAAAGATTGAGACGCATATAGTACCGGAAGGTATAGGAGAAATACGCTTTGTGGATTACGCTTATGACTTGTTTGAGGCATTGCCTTCTCATAATAGTGTTAAAAAAGCCATAAAGAAAGGGCTACTGCATATTGATGGAGCCCCTGCTGAGTCTGGAAGGTGGATAATGCCAGGTATGTGTCTAGACCTCTATGCCAAGGAAGTAACGCCACCTAAAGGGTTTGAGATAGACTTGGAGATCATTTATCAGGATGAGCATATGGTAGTAGTCAATAAGCCGGCAGGTATCCCGACTAGTGGTAACCAATACAGAACCCTAGAAAATGCCTTGGTGGCGAATGTTCCAAGATCAAATGCCAAGAATGCATTGCAATGGGCAAAGCCTGTACATAGATTGGATAGTGCTACAAGCGGTTTGCTGATTGCTGCTCGTACGATGGAGGCTCGAATTGTCTTGGGAAATATGTTCAAGGAAAAAACAATTCAGAAGACCTATCATGCTTTGGTGATTGGAGAAACGCCGACTTCAGGAGCTATAGACTTACCAATTGAAGAGCAGAAGGCCTATTCTGAATTTAAATTGTTAAAAAGGGTAAGATCGATTCAATGTGAATACCTGTCACTGTTGGAGTTAAAACCTCATACAGGACGAACGCATCAACTGAGAATCCATACATCAAGCTTAGGTTTTCCGATTTTGGGAGATAAGCTATATGGTCCGGAAAAAGGTAATTTTACAGGCAAGGGACTTTTCTTGAGTGCTGTAAAGCTAGAGTTGAATCACCCAATTGATCAAAAGCCTATAGAGTTATCTATTCCGACTCCTCATAAGTTTGAAAGCCGGATGCTGAATGACCAAAGAAGGTGGGATAAGTATAAAGGATAAGTTATAGAAAAGACAGGCGTAACACCTGTCTTTTTTATACCATTTTTTAGAGGAACAAAAATGTAACAACGTATTGGAGAGGATATAAATTAATTTTTATCTTATATCAACTGAAAATGCAACCTTCTTACCCTAATAATTTAAGATGACCTCTGTTACTTTCGAAACCCCTATCCAATTGCTGAGTGCTTCATCGGGTATCTATTATCTTGAAGTCCCTCAAAAAATCATCAATGTATTTAGTGAAAACTCCTGCCATAACTTGCTGTGTACGATTAATGAGGTGCTTACTTATTGTAGTGTGCTGATGCAGACAGAAGATGGTAGAGGGTATGTAGGAATCAGTACTACTAGAATGGAAGGTTTAGGTGTTAAATTGGGGGATACTGTTGTACTGACCCTAAAAGAAGAAATAAGCCCTTATGGAACGGACATGCCTGAAGAATTGGGGCTTTTATTATGTCATGATGAAGAAGGCGCAAGACGTTTTTCAAAGCTTACGGAAGGCAAACAACGCTCTATAATCGTTTATGTAGCAGGGGTGCAAAGTCCGCTATTGAGAAAAGATCGTGCACTAAAAGTGATTGAAAACCTAAAGCAATTGACGGAAGGGAAAGAAACGTTTAAGCAATTACTCCTGAAGTGACCATTAAAAAGTGATTCGTCTCTAAAATTGTTCTGTTTGTCTCTAATTCCGGCTTGATTAGTATGTGCAGTATAGATTGCAAGTTCCTATTTGTAAACTAAAACTGCCACAACTATGAGGAAAACCGTGATGTTGCTGTTCATTTTTTTTGGAACGGGACAATTTTTTCTATTTGCACAAACCAAGCTTCCAGAAGCCAAAGTAGATGGTCTTTATCTTGGAAAACTTGATGAAGTGCTGGATAGGCTTAACAAGGAATACCAGTTAAACTTGGTTTATGATAAGGAGAAGCTTCATCAGTATGAATTTTCTTATCGGTATTTCAATACTGAGTTTACCAAGGTAATGGATGGTATCTGTGAAACCTATAAGCTGAAATACTACTTTGGGGAAGACGGTAAAATCCATTTAGTAGGTAAATTTGATAAAGTTGAAACCGATAAACTTCGGAGTGAAGTAAAACGCAGCTATGCCGGAGACCCTACACAATTTGATTTAACTGTATCTGGAAGGGTCACGGAAAAGAGTACAGGAGAGTCTCTGCCTTATGTAACTGTTGTGGTAAGTGGTACTACCATCGGTACTACTTCTAATGTAGATGGTTACTTTACCCTATTGCAAGTCCCATCTGACACCTCTTCTATTATTGTATCTTCAGTAGGGTATCGCCCCGAGACGATTACACTTTCCCCTGCTATTTCTAAAAAGACATTGAATTTTGAATTGGTCTCACAAGCCAATGAACTAAATGAGGTAATTGTACAGGGAGAACGTGAAGATATTATGGTACTTAACCAAAAGGTAAGTGCCATTAAGATGACGCCTTCCATGTTAAGTTCGATTCCAAACCTTGGTGAGAAAGACATTTTTAGGTCCTTTCAATTGATGCCTGGTATCGGTGGTACGCAGGAAGCTTCTTCCGGTTTATATGTAAGAGGAGGGACACCTGATCAGAACTTGGTACTTTATGATGGCTTTACAGTCTATCATGTAGATCACCTTTTTGGTTTTTACAGTGCTTTTAATGCCAATGCTATCAAGGACATTTACCTGTACAAAGGAGGATTTGAACCAAAATATGGGGGAAGGCTTTCTAGTGTGGCAGAGTTGGTGGGAAAAGAAGGAAACCAACGGGCATTTAATGCAGGAGTAGATATTAGTTTGTTGAGCCTGAATGCCTTTGTAGAAGCTCCACTCAGTCAAAAGGTTTCGTTCTTTGTGGCAGGTCGGAAATCATACGATGGTCCTATTTACAGCAAAATATTTGACCAGTTCAATGATGATTCAGATGATGACAATACATTGGATGGAGGACCTGGTCCCGGAGGCCCAGGAGGAGGACCTTTCGGTGGAAGAGGACGCTCTAATGCGGATACGGAGGTGGCGTCTTATTTTTATGACTTGAATGCTAAACTGACTTATAAGCCTACTGAAAAAGATAACCTCTCACTAAGTTTTTTTAATGGAGTGGATAACTTGGATAACTCCAGTAGTATGAGTGCTCCCTCTTTTGGTAACTCCTCTCTTGATTTTTCAAATACTACCAATGACTTGACCAGATGGGGTAATCTTAGTGGCAGTGCAAAGTGGTCAAGACAGTGGTCTCCAAAATTCTTTACCAACACATTGGTTAGTTACTCCAACTACTTTAGCAAGCGAGACAGGTCATCGGAGAGATCTATCCAAAGACCGGATGAGGATGCCGCAACTTCTGCTAACAATGGGATATTGGAAAATAATGATGTGTATGACCTGACTGCTAAGCTTGACGCAGAATGGCAACTTTCAGACAGGCAGGTGATTGAGATGGGAGTACAGCACTCACAGTATCAGGTGGATTATACCTATAGTAGAAATGACACGGTCACTATTTTGGATAAAAGTGATAAAGGGAGTGTAACAGCCGCATATATACAAGACCGACTATTATTGCTGAATGATAAATTGACGTTGACAGGAGGTGCAAGAGTCAATTACTATGACGTATCGGGCAAACTTTATTTTGAGCCAAGAGCATTGGCAGAGTACCAGCTTTCGGATAAATGGAAACTGAAAGGAGCAACAGGTGTATATCATCAGTTCGTGAATAGGATTGTAAGACAAGATATAGAACAAGGCAGTAAGGACTTTTGGGGGTTGTCTAACAATGAGAACTTACCAGTAAGTAAAGCGGTACACTATATTGGTGGAATCAGTTATGAATTGGATGACTACCTTTTTGACGTAGAGTTATATCATAAACCACTAACAGGCATATCGGAGTATTCGACCAGCTTTCAGCCAACATTAGGCCCTCCCGGTTCTAGTAATACAGGTGAAGCTACTTTGCAGGAGCAATTTTACGAAGGAGACGGGGTGGCAGATGGTATTGAATTACTGGCTCAAAAGAAGAATGGAGATCTGACAGGATGGGTTAGTTATACTTTGGGACAAGTTGCCTATGACTTTCCTGATTTGTCAGAAAATGTCTTCCCTGCCGATCATGACGTGACACATGAGTTTAAGACCGTACTAAACTATTCATTCAGAAAGTGGACCTTCTCCACTACATGGGTATATGGAACCGGTAGACCCTATACCGCACCAGAATCAGGATATACGCTTACACTGTTGGATGGAACAACAGAGGACTATATTACGGTAGGTGAAAAGAATTCTAGAAGGTTGCCAGACTATCACCGTATGGATATTTCGGCTAACTATAATTTCAAATGGGGTAATTGGCCTTGTACTTTGGGAGCTTCCATTTTCAATGTGTATAACCATATCAATGTTTGGTATAAGGAGTTTACAGTTGTGGATAATGAGTTAATCGAGACAGATGTGAATTTACTTGGTATTACTCCTAACCTTACTTTTTCTATTAGACTACAGTGATGAAGACTTTTACTTTTATGACCATGACAATAAAGAAATATATGGCTGTAGTGTTGTTGGCATTTACGGTCATACAGGCATGTACGACATTTGAAACCTATTCCGAATATGAGCCTCTGCCAGTAGTGGAAGGTTATTTAAA
This portion of the Limibacter armeniacum genome encodes:
- a CDS encoding CDGSH iron-sulfur domain-containing protein, with protein sequence MSDQPIIPQKQPYVKETKAGTYFWCACGRSDKQPFCDGSHKGTDFAPVKAVIEEDKVIAWCGCKHTNNECFCDGTHSTL
- a CDS encoding hemerythrin domain-containing protein, with amino-acid sequence MKRHEALIPLSRQHHQLLLAGQLLKKDAPPYKGLPTEPKGKAAYLQQVFEGLWKLHTQAEEVVLVPFLKGVDQEVDRLLEELVDEHQQIQELYDSIDFENPAVNTMHALGELMVLHIRKEERQLFQRVQEVFGEKLRELDLGID
- a CDS encoding FKBP-type peptidyl-prolyl cis-trans isomerase, which produces MLRKLFTLIGLSIFLMTNVQAQCEDCNPAEKEADYYYKHPNFEGQCAQFWEKEDYFLINQKKKTLAVEFPAEGEETIPYLMRIANNKKLKLKTIDVLFIQEALETWAVEKNKIGYEVTASGLGVKMINKGQGVLPEKGKVVKVHYQGYLEDGTKFDSSVDRGQPFEFPLGMGRVIKGWDEGIALLNVGSKAMLRIPPELGYGSRPIGPIPANSILYFEVELLGVE
- a CDS encoding DEAD/DEAH box helicase, producing MAKINYGKTWWGQQWLKALSDIDSTNRLPRGKTYANKGAVLDIKVSNGKVEAKVRGSYGTNYRQTLAPEKHFTEQEKEFIVNQLTENDNRITLLLSGQLPPELFEICQQANIQLFPEHWVELDMHCSCPDRVVPCKHLAAVIYVLANEIDRNPFLIFELNGLDLPMELEKKGISIQQQTLGAIPKLEDLTLSTPYEATSTREGLEQLDFSHIPDLYEQIFGLISENPLFCAKDFKAVLQKGYKNAIRKAGAPPEEEDHEDYSQHHKRLKFAESINIVLDTDMAVLDLLCYTDKEFQRFSGNKVFDMAVLVATIQSIKEEELVQYPYEVKLLYFLYLFSIKLINVSAYIPQIVETANNEFTIRWIPAHISNEVQDVCAAIQQLISPDLLTYKSDQGTKYFTQQETLNILCHLFIQHFMLEGSQTIILPETDQLIFDCFFGDYPVSFNQSGKKEIPVTVNRWLGKFFLSHKRYTPFIRIDEEDSRFFIRLFVEDRENGKDEAPISLTHFLNEPSFAASKFDVLQDLQLLTEYFPALEEMVRNQGRQPIMLDAVEMVGILLDILPLIEMLGIRIMMPKALRNLVNPKLALSLHKNGQEAGEKFLSLQDMLDFDWKIAIGNKAISADEFKKAVKGISGLVKIQDQFVLISPEEIKKLLAQLENPPKIKPNELLQAALSEEYGGSMVDISEEVRQMIQHFKEINEIAQPNALKAELREYQKKGYEWMYKNARLGFGSLIADDMGLGKTLQVITTLLKFKEEGLFKKKQGLIVVPTSLLTNWKKEIEKFAPSLKATVFHGPQRKDPPKNVEVIITTYGVVRTDLEKFKKLKLYCLVIDEAQNIKNTTTAQTKAVKSLRADLRIAMSGTPVENRLSEYWSIMDFTNKGYLGTLTNFTNTFAKPIQKERDLQKLQRFMQITEPFILRRLKSDKRIIKDLPDKVENNQYCSLTKEQAAIYQNVVDNIMNKIRDEDEQSTTRKGLVLKLMMALKQVCNHPFQYMKKGENEFALSGKAQRMFELLDSIQENGQKTLIFTQYREMGNLLTEWIENRYGRKPLFLHGGTSRNERDQMVEDFQHNHATNVFILSLKAGGTGLNLTAASNVIHYDLWWNPAVEAQATDRAYRIGQENNVMVHRLITQNTFEERINDMLHSKKDLADMTVSLGDTWIGELSDEELQRIVLLKN
- a CDS encoding RluA family pseudouridine synthase; protein product: MEKIETHIVPEGIGEIRFVDYAYDLFEALPSHNSVKKAIKKGLLHIDGAPAESGRWIMPGMCLDLYAKEVTPPKGFEIDLEIIYQDEHMVVVNKPAGIPTSGNQYRTLENALVANVPRSNAKNALQWAKPVHRLDSATSGLLIAARTMEARIVLGNMFKEKTIQKTYHALVIGETPTSGAIDLPIEEQKAYSEFKLLKRVRSIQCEYLSLLELKPHTGRTHQLRIHTSSLGFPILGDKLYGPEKGNFTGKGLFLSAVKLELNHPIDQKPIELSIPTPHKFESRMLNDQRRWDKYKG
- a CDS encoding DUF1905 domain-containing protein, whose translation is MTSVTFETPIQLLSASSGIYYLEVPQKIINVFSENSCHNLLCTINEVLTYCSVLMQTEDGRGYVGISTTRMEGLGVKLGDTVVLTLKEEISPYGTDMPEELGLLLCHDEEGARRFSKLTEGKQRSIIVYVAGVQSPLLRKDRALKVIENLKQLTEGKETFKQLLLK
- a CDS encoding carboxypeptidase-like regulatory domain-containing protein — encoded protein: MRKTVMLLFIFFGTGQFFLFAQTKLPEAKVDGLYLGKLDEVLDRLNKEYQLNLVYDKEKLHQYEFSYRYFNTEFTKVMDGICETYKLKYYFGEDGKIHLVGKFDKVETDKLRSEVKRSYAGDPTQFDLTVSGRVTEKSTGESLPYVTVVVSGTTIGTTSNVDGYFTLLQVPSDTSSIIVSSVGYRPETITLSPAISKKTLNFELVSQANELNEVIVQGEREDIMVLNQKVSAIKMTPSMLSSIPNLGEKDIFRSFQLMPGIGGTQEASSGLYVRGGTPDQNLVLYDGFTVYHVDHLFGFYSAFNANAIKDIYLYKGGFEPKYGGRLSSVAELVGKEGNQRAFNAGVDISLLSLNAFVEAPLSQKVSFFVAGRKSYDGPIYSKIFDQFNDDSDDDNTLDGGPGPGGPGGGPFGGRGRSNADTEVASYFYDLNAKLTYKPTEKDNLSLSFFNGVDNLDNSSSMSAPSFGNSSLDFSNTTNDLTRWGNLSGSAKWSRQWSPKFFTNTLVSYSNYFSKRDRSSERSIQRPDEDAATSANNGILENNDVYDLTAKLDAEWQLSDRQVIEMGVQHSQYQVDYTYSRNDTVTILDKSDKGSVTAAYIQDRLLLLNDKLTLTGGARVNYYDVSGKLYFEPRALAEYQLSDKWKLKGATGVYHQFVNRIVRQDIEQGSKDFWGLSNNENLPVSKAVHYIGGISYELDDYLFDVELYHKPLTGISEYSTSFQPTLGPPGSSNTGEATLQEQFYEGDGVADGIELLAQKKNGDLTGWVSYTLGQVAYDFPDLSENVFPADHDVTHEFKTVLNYSFRKWTFSTTWVYGTGRPYTAPESGYTLTLLDGTTEDYITVGEKNSRRLPDYHRMDISANYNFKWGNWPCTLGASIFNVYNHINVWYKEFTVVDNELIETDVNLLGITPNLTFSIRLQ